A stretch of Oreochromis aureus strain Israel breed Guangdong linkage group 11, ZZ_aureus, whole genome shotgun sequence DNA encodes these proteins:
- the LOC116325631 gene encoding uncharacterized protein LOC116325631 — protein sequence MAVCTEKTVWSFMFLLTGAVGQNVIYPLTSTCAVRGSTVTLPCTFTPRKSFSDGQREVPLKIVRVRWCKNHEICQGGTPSVFDSNSTNRDPRYQYLGDMKTNCTLQIRDVQQGDSATFRFRMEADNSKGHFTNMTGVTVRVDDGLKMRIISSSDDKKLSRGETVTLLCASVCTFHQLEVTWFKDGHALSDNGPSLHLSPLTAENSGNYTCALKNINETLSEPYSLQVEAEERQPADGNLPLIVGVVSGVLLAVIAFILFIFIIRRKLAAAEHQRAEGGETEPKDPDNIYSSIQEESHRQETSRAAEDVSYASVQFKHSHERSRHVEEVDNAVVYSSLASRG from the exons ATGGCAGTTTGCACTGAAAAGACTGTGTGGAGCTTCATGTTCCTCCTGACAG GTGCTGTGGGTCAAAATGTGATCTATCCTCTCACGTCTACCTGTGCTGTCAGAGGATCCACTGTCACCCTCCCCTGCACCTTCACACCTCGGAAGTCTTTCAGTGATGGTCAGAGAGAAGTTCCACTAAAGATCGTCAGAGTCCGCTGGTGTAAGAACCATGAGATCTGTCAGGGCGGCACTCCGTCTGTGTTTGACAGTAACTCAACAAACAGAGATCCTCGTTATCAATATCTGGGAGACATGAAGACAAACTGCACTTTACAGATCAGAGATGTTCAGCAGGGAGACAGTGCAACCTTTCGCTTCAGGATGGAAGCTGATAATTCTAAAGGACATTTTACTAATATGACAGGAGTGACTGTCAGAGTTGATG ATGGACTCAAAATGAGAATAATCAGCTCCAGTGATGATAAAAAGTTGAGCAGAGGTGAAACCGTCACACTGCTCTGTGCTTCAGTCTGCACTTTCCACCAACTGGAGGTCACCTGGTTCAAAGATGGCCACGCCCTCTCAGACAATGGCCCCTCCCTCCATCTCAGCCCTCTGACTGCAGAGAATTCTGGGAACTACACCTGTGCTCTGAAGAACATTAACGAGACTCTCTCTGAGCCGTACAGCCTGCAGGTGGAGGCAGAGGAACGACAGCCTG CTGATGGTAACCTGCCTCTGATAGTCGGCGTGGTGTCGGGTGTCCTGCTGGCTGTGATCGCATTCATactcttcatcttcatcatcagaAG GAAGCTGGCAGCAGCAGAGCATCAGAGAGCTGAGGGAGGTGAGACGGAGCCAAAG GATCCTGATAACATCTACAGCAGCATCCAAGAAGAAAGTCACCGACAGGAAACCAGCCGAGCTGCGGAGGACGTCAGCTATGCCTCGGTGCAGTTCAAACACAGCCATGAGAGGAGCAG ACACGTGGAGGAAGTCGATAATGCCGTTGTCTACTCTTCACTAGCCAGTCGAGGCTGA